Proteins from a genomic interval of Garra rufa chromosome 4, GarRuf1.0, whole genome shotgun sequence:
- the LOC141333451 gene encoding nicotinamide phosphoribosyltransferase-like, protein MEQHIGTADFNFLLATDSYKVTHYKQYPPNTSKVYSYFECREKKTDPTKLRKVKYDKTVFYGLQYILNRYLKGQVATREKIQEAKEVYREHFQDDVFNEKGWNYILEKYNGHLPIEIKAVPEGSVIPRGNVLFTVESTDPECYWLTNWVEVLITVNAFTISFPYTCKFLPTQTSLTTGCCLAIPFGGHVFHCHLAGEDVSVRSLAFSVEVTLFPRASLLTSGPRANILSRWGGRFPIGQTFRRSTKLDGTQSHGARRQLSADTDAAALMSRLLPT, encoded by the exons GTCACGCATTACAAACAGTACCCACCCAATACCAGCAAGGTGTACTCTTACTTTGAGTGCCGCGAGAAGAAGACAGACCCCACCAAGCTCAGAAAAGTCAAATACGACAAAACGGTCTTCTATGGGCTTCAGTACATTCTCAACAGATATTTAAAAG GACAGGTCGCCACACGAGAGAAGATCCAGGAAGCAAAAGAGGTGTACCGGGAACACTTTCAGGATGATGTGTTCAACGAAAAAGGATGGAATTACATTTTGGAG AAATACAACGGTCACCTGCCCATCGAGATCAAGGCTGTGCCGGAGGGAAGCGTCATCCCGCGTGGAAATGTGCTGTTCACCGTCGAAAGCACAGATCCGGAGTGCTACTGGCTCACTAACTGGGTAGAG GTTCTAATTACAGTTAATGCCTTTACCATCAGTTTCCCATACACTTGCAAGTTCCTTCCCAC CCAAACATCTTTAACCACAGGATGTTGTTTGGCTATCCCATTCGGAGGCCATGTTTTCCATTGTCATCTCGCCGGGGAGGACGTGTCGGTGCGTTCGCTGGCATTCAGCGTGGAGGTCACCCTGTTCCCACGGGCCAGTTTGTTGACTTCCGGGCCCAGGGCCAACATCCTCAGCAGATGGGGTGGACGCTTTCCGATCGGACAGACCTTTCGGAGATCAACG AAACTGGACGGCACCCAGAGCCATGGAGCTCGACGGCAGCTTAGCGCAGATACGGATGCAGCAGCGCTAATGAGTCGCCTCCTGCCCACATGA